Proteins encoded within one genomic window of Solea senegalensis isolate Sse05_10M linkage group LG11, IFAPA_SoseM_1, whole genome shotgun sequence:
- the spata2 gene encoding spermatogenesis-associated protein 2, translating to MDAKLKEDLFRRYVTALERRLEEGGEYSWIGNAPEWDKSRYKDSESLLSTATALLGAYQPDPAQRFHMVRFYELVENSLRCQRGSNLRSLERAFRTLETICTNLLLFPWKKEFRCIKTFTGPYVYHLQSAITEAELRSLMRTIGYTCDHDLQFHLQEHPGGANHLRQLAFELFLAQAECRLLGEVVALARGSASELEALELRRGCRDDAAGCAEALRRRDSLGADMVRLSVRPLDIERPHAHHLRRGSRPSKSVDVTDGAGHWHAAVSKPVLKASLSLRKEPLFVDAEEDMKDEILRPSNSASLCSVVAPPSFSPVADFFPIQSPPPADVYTSYHLSSLDEIDLYTERGGAGTGGRQTPSRPPSREPRDARDGWLLKAHGSVKCQGCGLGCSSMASCQRCDMILCAACHDVDPSPCCGLQDYHPKSPRPLDGYIPVKDKLSVYSNTHSHSHLHPHPLTLTHSHSHPHPQPQMVEKPLLSTKLFPSKSVALTTPKGGSSERMSMGGSRCGFCNKPGASHTCVNCSKVSCDSCMGLYAKDICTRKNPQHSFVPNHQLNFKSGTISHLVYR from the exons ATGGATGCCAAGTTAAAAGAAGACCTGTTCCGGAGGTACGTGACGGCACTAGAGAGGCGcctggaggagggaggggaataCTCTTGGATTGGAAATGCACCAGAGTGGGACAAAAGCAGATACAAGGACAGTGAGTCTCTGCTCTCCACAGCCACGGCACTGCTCGGAGCCTACCAGCCAGATCCGGCACAACGTTTCCACATGGTGCGTTTCTACGAATTGGTGGAGAACTCGCTCCGCTGCCAGAGAGGGAGCAACCTCAGGAGCCTGGAGAGAGCCTTCCGTACCCTGGAAACCATCTGTACCAACCTCCTGCTCTTCCCTTGGAAGAAGGAGTTCAGATGTATaaag ACCTTCACCGGCCCATACGTGTACCATCTGCAGTCAGCCATTACCGAAGCTGAACTCCGCTCCCTAATGCGCACCATTGGCTACACATGTGACCATGATTTGCAGTTCCATTTGCAGGAGCACCCAGGAGGAGCGAATCATCTCCGCCAGTTGGCGTTTGAGCTCTTCCTGGCCCAGGCAGAGTGTCGCCTTCTGGGAGAAGTAGTGGCTCTAGCCCGTGGCTCAGCCTCCGAGCTGGAGGCCCTGGAGCTTCGCAGAGGCTGCAGGGACGACGCGGCTGGCTGTGCAGAGGCGCTCCGCAGACGTGACAGCCTCGGGGCGGATATGGTCCGGCTGTCTGTACGGCCGCTGGATATAGAGAGGCCTCACGCTCACCACCTCAGGCGAGGAAGCCGACCGTCGAAGTCTGTGGATGTTACAGATGGAGCTGGTCACTGGCACGCAGCAGTTAGCAAGCCTGTCTTAAAGGCCTCATTGAGCTTGAGGAAGGAGCCTCTGTTTGTGGATGCAGAGGAGGATATGAAGGATGAGATCCTCAGGCCCAGCAACTCAGcatctctctgctctgtggttgCTCCACCTTCCTTCAGCCCGGTCGCAGATTTCTTTCCAATTCAGTCACCTCCTCCGGCTGATGTTTACACTTCCTACCACCTGTCGTCTTTGGATGAGATTGACTTGTACACTGAGCGGGGAGGCGCCGGGACAGGAGGGCGACAGACTCCCTCCCGACCTCCGTCTAGAGAGCCTCGGGATGCAAGGGACGGCTGGCTGCTCAAAGCCCATGGCAGTGTGAAGTGTCAGGGTTGCGGACTTGGCTGCTCATCTATGGCATCCTGCCAGAGGTGTGACATGATCCTCTGTGCCGCCTGTCACGATGTGGACCCCTCCCCCTGCTGTGGCCTCCAGGACTACCACCCCAAATCCCCACGCCCTCTGGACGGATACATCCCTGTCAAGGACAAGCTCTCCGTCTACTCCAACACCCACTCGCACTCTCATCTCCACCCGCACCCCCTCACACTGACTCACTCGCACTCTCACCCCCACCCTCAGCCCCAGATGGTGGAGAAGCCCCTCTTGTCCACGAAGCTGTTCCCAAGCAAGTCTGTCGCCTTGACAACACCGAAGGGAGGTAGCAGCGAGCGAATGAGCATGGGGGGATCGCGGTGCGGGTTCTGCAACAAGCCAGGTGCATCGCACACCTGCGTGAACTGCTCCAAggtgtcatgtgactcatgcATGGGCCTGTATGCGAAGGATATCTGCACACGAAAGAATCCCCAGCACAGCTTTGTGCCCAACCATCAGCTCAACTTCAAATCTGGCACTATATCTCACCTGGTGTACCGATGA